CGGTCTTGAACCCGAAGACGACGGGCGCCGCGTGGCCAACAAAAACGCTCTCACCAGGGTCACAATCGCCCTGCTGACCGAGCAGCAGACCCTGCTGCAACACCGCCTCGGCACCCTGGCCGGAGCCGGACCACAGCGCGGGCTGGCGCTCAATGCGCCCCCTGCGGCCTCCCTGGCCCCACCGACCCTGCCGTCGACCATTCCGGCGCAGTTGATCGGTCGGCGGCCGGACGTGGTGGCCCAATTGTGGCGCATTGACGCCCTGACGCACGGCATCGCCTCGGCGAAAGCGGCGTTTTACCCCGATGTCAACCTGAGCGCCTTTGCCGGATTCGACGCCATCGGCCTGGAAAACCTGCTTGAAAGCGGCAGCCGGGTGTACGGCGTCGGCCCGGCCTTGACCCTGCCGCTGTTCACGTCCGGTCGGCTGCAAAGTGCCCTGGCCGCTGAAAATGCCGCCTATGACGGCGCCGTCGAACACTACAACGCCCTGATCCTCACGGCAGTGCACGAGGTGGCCGATGCGGTCACCTCGTGGCAGGCGAGTACGCGCCGCCTCGACGATCGTGAGGAGGCACTGGAACAGTTGACCGCACTCCATCATCTGGCCGAGCTTCATTACGCCAACGGCTTGAGCGGGCGCATCCCCGTGCTTGACGCACAGACGCGGATTCTCGATGAACAAAGCGCTCAGGCCGAACTGCGCCAACGCCGGGAGCTGGCCCTGCTGGCGCTGATCCGGGCGCTGGGCGGCGGGTTGACCCCGCAACCTCCGGCGAGCACGTCTCAACAAAAATCAACCAAAGAGCCTTTGGCAAAAAGCGAAACTTTTAAAGGATAGACATACGATGGAAACACAACAGAACACGAACGGTTCCATGGTCCGCAAACGGGTCACCATCCTGCTGCGCATGACCGCGGTTTTTGCCCTGATCGGCGCGGCTTACGCCGCCTATTGGCTGATGATCGGCCGCTACCAGGTGTTTACCGACAATGCTTACGTGGCCGGGAATATCGCCCAGATCACCCCGCTGACCAATGGCCGGGTGGAGACGGTGGAGGTGAATGACACCGACTTTGTTGAAGCGGGTACGGTGCTGGTGCGACTCGACAAAGCCGACGCCGAGCTGGCTCTGGCCAAAGCAAAAGCCGACCTGGCCGAGACGGTGCGCCGGGTGCGCACCCTGTATCACGGTGACGAGGCCCTGCAGGCCGTGGTCGCCCAGCGCCGGACCGACCTCAATACGGCACGTGACGACCTGGCCCGCCGCTCCGCGCTGCGCGGCACCGGGGCGGTGGCGGAAGAAGAGATCACCCACGCCGCCGACGCCGTGGCCAGCGCCCGCCAGGCCCTTGATTCGGCGCGGCAACAACTGCAGGCCAATCGTGCGCTGGTGGATCAGACCACCCTTGAGGAGCATCCCCAGGTGGCTCAGGCCGTGGCCCTGTTGCGCGAACGCTACCTGGCCTGGAAACGGACCGACATCGTCGCACCCATCTCCGGCTACATTGCCCGGCGCAATGTGCAGGCCGGACAATGGGTGACCAGCGGCGCGCCCCTCATGGCGTTGGTGCCGCTTAACCAGGTGTGGGTGGACGCCAACTTCAAAGAGACTCAATTACGCCAGATGCGTATCGGACAACCGGTGGAGTTGGTCAGTGATCTGCTCGGCAAGCAGGTGGTTTACCATGGCCGGGTGGCGGGCTTTTCCGCAGGAACCGGGGCGGTGTTCTCTTTGCTCCCGGCCCAGAACGCCACCGGCAACTGGATCAAGGTGGTGCAGCGGCTGGCGGTGCGCATTGCTCTGGATCCCCAGGAACTGGCCGCCAATCCGCTGCAGATCGGCCTGTCCATGGCGGTCACCGTGGATATCCACACCACCGACGGCGCCCGCCTGAGTGAAGGCCGCGCCAATACACGGCCTACGGACAGCGCGGTCCCCAACGTCTGGCGTGATGAAGCTGACACTTTGGCGCAGCGCATCATCGTTGCCAACCGTGCCCCGCAAGCGACGCCCTGAGCCGGAGACAAAGGATGCAGGATAACGCACCCAAAGTGCTGCCGCCGTTAAGCGGAGGCCGCCTGGTTCTGGCTACGGCCTCTTTAAGCCTGGCGACGTTCATGAATGTGTTGGATACCACCATCACCAATGTCTCGATCCCGGCGATTTCCGGCAATCTCGGTGTCAGCACCAATCAGGGCACCTGGGTCATTACTTTTTTTGCCGTGGCCAATGCCCTGGCCGTACCGCTGACCGGCTGGCTGACGCGGCGCATCGGCCAGATCCGCCTGTTTCTTTCGGCGCTGCTGATGTTTATTCTGGCATCACTGCTGTGCGGTCTGGCGTGGAATCTGGAGGCGCTGATCACCTTCCGAATCCTCCAAGGTTTTGCCGTGGGGCCGATCATTCCGTTGTCGATGTCGCTGCTGCTGCAGTGTTATCCGCGCCAGAAAGCCGGTCTGGCCCTGGCGCTATGGTCGATGACCGTCACGGTGGCGCCGATTGCCGGGCCGATCCTCGGCGGCTGGCTGACCGACAATG
This region of uncultured Desulfuromonas sp. genomic DNA includes:
- a CDS encoding efflux transporter outer membrane subunit, which produces MKNNLITLITALVLTGGLSGCAGFHGIDSTATMRNAPQSLSTGQLASGPWSDRDWWHLFNDPQLNALMTEALDNSPTLKEAQARIRRALALAGQVRSGYGPQVALQGETIYQRFTENGSVGEKYAGDTDSANRLGFNLAYDLDLWGRKKAAYRAALGTAKAAEVEAQAVKLTLTCAIAETYSQLRRVTTQKELYTQRLEQDEQIRELRRLRADAGLEPEDDGRRVANKNALTRVTIALLTEQQTLLQHRLGTLAGAGPQRGLALNAPPAASLAPPTLPSTIPAQLIGRRPDVVAQLWRIDALTHGIASAKAAFYPDVNLSAFAGFDAIGLENLLESGSRVYGVGPALTLPLFTSGRLQSALAAENAAYDGAVEHYNALILTAVHEVADAVTSWQASTRRLDDREEALEQLTALHHLAELHYANGLSGRIPVLDAQTRILDEQSAQAELRQRRELALLALIRALGGGLTPQPPASTSQQKSTKEPLAKSETFKG
- a CDS encoding efflux RND transporter periplasmic adaptor subunit, producing the protein METQQNTNGSMVRKRVTILLRMTAVFALIGAAYAAYWLMIGRYQVFTDNAYVAGNIAQITPLTNGRVETVEVNDTDFVEAGTVLVRLDKADAELALAKAKADLAETVRRVRTLYHGDEALQAVVAQRRTDLNTARDDLARRSALRGTGAVAEEEITHAADAVASARQALDSARQQLQANRALVDQTTLEEHPQVAQAVALLRERYLAWKRTDIVAPISGYIARRNVQAGQWVTSGAPLMALVPLNQVWVDANFKETQLRQMRIGQPVELVSDLLGKQVVYHGRVAGFSAGTGAVFSLLPAQNATGNWIKVVQRLAVRIALDPQELAANPLQIGLSMAVTVDIHTTDGARLSEGRANTRPTDSAVPNVWRDEADTLAQRIIVANRAPQATP